A portion of the Acidisarcina polymorpha genome contains these proteins:
- a CDS encoding response regulator transcription factor has product MATHKHSQEEFGLEHQGPIRLLIVDDHPVVRTGLRSMFESYAEVEVLNALASGEEALEFLRLNTTDVVLLDLRMPGLSGLDVLRSLKSQQSKVRVLILTSFELDEDIYQAVSAGADGYLLKNTPDEEIIKAVRIVLTGKRHIPDRVAAKLAERMMRTQLTARELEVLELMVKGLTNRQLARVLEVSVHTIRNHVDSILRKLDVSDRTEASTTAIQQGLIRLPD; this is encoded by the coding sequence ATGGCGACGCATAAGCATTCACAGGAAGAATTCGGGTTAGAACACCAGGGCCCTATTCGGCTGCTCATTGTAGATGATCATCCGGTGGTGCGGACTGGACTTCGAAGCATGTTCGAGAGCTACGCCGAGGTCGAAGTTCTTAATGCGCTAGCCTCCGGGGAAGAGGCTCTTGAGTTTCTTCGTCTTAATACGACCGACGTGGTTCTCCTAGATCTCCGGATGCCGGGCCTAAGCGGCCTAGATGTATTGCGCTCCCTGAAGAGTCAACAAAGCAAGGTCCGCGTCTTGATCCTGACTAGTTTTGAGTTGGATGAAGACATCTATCAAGCTGTGAGCGCGGGGGCAGATGGCTATTTGCTCAAGAACACGCCTGATGAGGAAATCATCAAAGCAGTTCGAATTGTACTCACTGGAAAACGGCATATTCCAGATCGCGTAGCGGCAAAGTTAGCGGAGCGCATGATGCGCACACAACTCACGGCGCGCGAGTTGGAGGTTCTCGAACTTATGGTCAAGGGTCTGACGAATCGACAACTCGCGAGAGTTCTCGAGGTGAGCGTCCATACGATCCGAAACCATGTAGATAGCATCCTCCGTAAGCTTGACGTGTCGGATCGAACCGAGGCAAGTACAACTGCCATACAGCAGGGTCTCATCAGACTTCCGGATTAA
- a CDS encoding sensor histidine kinase: MPKNANIFAVGIPHGWKSLGGTWSFHGGTVENTSDERGAKLIGGSTEWQDYTFSADVQLLGQGDAGLVARSINEEEGVDAYDGYYLGLRTVDNRLILGRSNFAWLEFPTVPMPGGVQPFRWYRLIMRFSGCSIQGSSQALPDGPIATLSHENPNCQRSGRIGLRSYASGGRWRNVSVLPNSLVTRGSNTASSAQVESSGPIIAGDLSTDAWAGKQITPQPHTSVRTSPTTPIDQLRWITSGSDEASIRGTVIASDPTLFVQDATGGVAIESFSVPSPLKVGDEVEVTGHLAIIDQTVTIRSAEVTTLWPGNPLPPLAISVAQAASGRYDSRYVEVEGFDVGGPEKSMGVASLTMVNGFQTFRVFSPDSVLGDAVNLVRPGSKLRVRGVCRNDLKTTKGQFPFAVSITSADDLVILAGPSWWSPVHILLLFCGLITAVAGVYALRLRIRHAKLQAIMDERERLAHEMHDTLAQSIAGIGYQLSAVRKNLPENAPKLQRQLNVATEMVRHIHDEARRNIATLRPESLQNVSLSAALESSAERMVDGGAIQLLTHVTGVERELPLRVKDTLFRIGHEALANCVRHARASTVGIHVGYGTSSILLQIEDDGIGYREDLPSRGFGVIGMEKRARSLSGHFSIEATGEKGTRVRASIPLPRRQLWLVTSMRRRFAKGSIDGDA; the protein is encoded by the coding sequence ATGCCGAAGAACGCAAACATATTTGCAGTCGGCATTCCGCACGGCTGGAAGTCACTGGGGGGAACTTGGAGTTTCCATGGTGGCACGGTTGAGAACACCTCCGACGAACGTGGAGCAAAACTGATCGGTGGTTCCACTGAATGGCAGGACTACACATTCAGCGCCGACGTGCAGTTGTTAGGGCAGGGGGACGCGGGCTTGGTCGCGAGGTCCATAAACGAAGAAGAGGGGGTCGACGCGTACGACGGATACTATTTAGGCCTACGAACAGTGGACAATCGGCTCATTCTGGGCAGATCCAACTTCGCATGGTTGGAGTTCCCAACCGTGCCGATGCCTGGTGGCGTTCAGCCCTTTCGATGGTATCGGCTCATTATGCGATTCTCGGGCTGCAGCATACAAGGTTCTTCTCAGGCGCTACCAGATGGTCCAATCGCCACGCTTTCGCATGAAAACCCAAATTGTCAGCGGAGCGGTCGAATTGGTCTCCGCTCTTACGCTTCAGGTGGTCGCTGGAGAAATGTATCCGTCCTTCCCAATAGTCTTGTCACGAGAGGTTCGAATACGGCATCGAGCGCCCAGGTAGAATCATCAGGTCCCATTATCGCGGGTGACCTATCCACTGACGCTTGGGCTGGCAAGCAGATCACACCGCAACCTCATACTTCGGTTCGTACATCCCCAACAACCCCAATCGACCAGCTTCGGTGGATCACTTCGGGATCGGACGAAGCCAGTATTCGCGGAACTGTAATCGCAAGCGACCCGACGCTATTCGTCCAAGATGCCACGGGCGGAGTGGCTATCGAGTCGTTCTCTGTGCCTTCGCCACTGAAAGTTGGGGACGAAGTCGAAGTAACTGGGCATCTTGCCATTATTGACCAAACGGTGACAATTCGGAGTGCTGAGGTGACGACGCTATGGCCTGGGAATCCTCTGCCGCCGCTTGCAATCTCTGTGGCACAAGCAGCAAGTGGTCGTTACGACTCTCGATATGTGGAAGTGGAAGGGTTTGATGTAGGAGGCCCGGAAAAGTCAATGGGGGTGGCCAGCCTCACTATGGTCAACGGTTTCCAAACCTTCCGTGTCTTCTCGCCCGACTCGGTTTTAGGCGACGCAGTGAATCTGGTGCGTCCCGGAAGCAAACTGCGTGTGCGAGGCGTATGTCGGAATGACCTCAAGACGACGAAAGGCCAATTCCCTTTTGCCGTCTCTATCACATCTGCTGATGATCTCGTAATTCTTGCTGGGCCCTCATGGTGGTCACCGGTTCACATTCTACTGCTATTCTGCGGCCTCATTACTGCGGTTGCAGGAGTTTACGCTCTTCGGTTGCGAATCAGACATGCAAAGCTGCAGGCGATTATGGATGAGCGCGAACGGCTTGCGCATGAGATGCATGACACATTGGCGCAGAGCATTGCAGGCATAGGGTATCAACTAAGCGCCGTCCGCAAAAACCTTCCGGAAAACGCTCCGAAGCTGCAACGACAGCTGAATGTCGCAACCGAGATGGTTCGCCATATACACGATGAGGCCCGGCGCAACATTGCGACACTGCGACCGGAATCGCTTCAGAATGTAAGTTTGTCCGCGGCCCTCGAAAGCAGCGCAGAGCGCATGGTGGACGGAGGAGCAATCCAATTGCTGACTCACGTGACCGGCGTCGAACGTGAGCTCCCGTTAAGAGTGAAAGACACTTTGTTCCGGATTGGCCACGAAGCACTCGCAAACTGCGTTCGCCATGCCCGCGCGAGCACCGTTGGAATTCACGTGGGATACGGAACATCTTCTATCCTGCTTCAGATTGAGGACGATGGGATAGGTTACCGTGAGGACCTCCCCTCACGCGGATTCGGCGTTATCGGCATGGAGAAGCGAGCGCGAAGTCTCTCGGGACACTTTTCAATTGAGGCAACAGGAGAAAAAGGAACCCGTGTCCGGGCGTCCATCCCCCTGCCCCGGCGGCAATTGTGGCTAGTAACGAGCATGCGAAGGAGATTCGCGAAGGGAAGTATTGATGGCGACGCATAA
- a CDS encoding substrate-binding domain-containing protein, whose amino-acid sequence MRIAVIPRTTGTQLWEAEHAGVEAGAKRWNVTLYWNAPTREDDVERQIAMFERAIDQGYDAIVLSPDQPLSLLSSVNRALAHGLRVVVVGSPMPLAAHPGLKQIVNDDSESGRLAARRIGAQLHGHGEVAVLGVDGDLSSLVRRERAFRLELASNSPDVHIVDEEAGAFNRAHVEKTAADIIRTQPRVQAIFALTSEATQGSFAAVQNSGSGLILVGCEQDFAISVTSKEMDSLIVEDTVGMGYQAIQWIMEPGDSNNSDVELKPLLVTKDNLHQKDVQQMLAFYWKQE is encoded by the coding sequence ATGCGGATCGCCGTGATCCCAAGAACCACGGGGACACAGTTATGGGAAGCGGAACACGCGGGCGTAGAAGCTGGCGCGAAGCGTTGGAATGTAACGCTCTACTGGAATGCACCAACCCGCGAGGATGATGTCGAGCGACAGATTGCGATGTTCGAACGTGCTATCGACCAGGGCTACGACGCAATCGTGCTCTCGCCTGATCAACCTCTGTCGCTGCTGTCTTCAGTAAACCGCGCTCTTGCGCATGGTCTGCGAGTGGTGGTCGTGGGATCGCCCATGCCGCTCGCCGCTCATCCTGGGCTCAAACAGATCGTTAATGACGACAGTGAATCCGGTCGTTTGGCAGCTCGACGCATTGGAGCGCAACTCCACGGACACGGGGAGGTCGCAGTTTTAGGGGTTGATGGCGATCTGAGTTCGCTCGTTCGACGCGAACGTGCGTTTCGCCTTGAACTTGCCAGCAATTCGCCAGATGTGCACATTGTTGACGAGGAGGCTGGAGCATTCAACCGGGCTCATGTCGAAAAAACCGCGGCCGACATCATCAGGACTCAACCTAGAGTTCAGGCGATTTTTGCTCTAACCTCGGAAGCTACGCAGGGGTCTTTCGCCGCTGTGCAAAACAGCGGAAGTGGCCTCATCCTTGTCGGGTGCGAACAGGACTTTGCGATCTCCGTGACTTCCAAGGAGATGGACTCTCTTATTGTCGAAGATACGGTTGGCATGGGATATCAAGCTATCCAATGGATTATGGAGCCGGGAGACTCCAACAATTCGGATGTGGAGTTGAAGCCACTTCTCGTAACGAAAGATAACCTTCATCAGAAAGATGTACAGCAGATGTTAGCGTTTTACTGGAAACAGGAGTGA